The Candidatus Woesearchaeota archaeon genome window below encodes:
- the eif1A gene encoding translation initiation factor eIF-1A, producing the protein MVDFNNPGEEIERVRLPRGDEVLGVLDSRLGASRCDVRCMDGKTRNCRIPGRLKRRLWVREGDIVLVQPWEFGGDEKGDIIFKYRPSQVSWLQKKGYLDNINDLDDF; encoded by the coding sequence ATGGTAGATTTTAATAATCCTGGTGAAGAAATTGAAAGAGTTAGGCTTCCTCGTGGTGATGAAGTTTTAGGGGTGCTTGATTCAAGGCTTGGCGCTTCTAGGTGTGATGTTCGTTGTATGGATGGTAAGACTCGTAATTGTAGGATTCCGGGTCGTTTGAAAAGGCGTTTATGGGTTCGTGAGGGTGATATTGTTTTGGTTCAGCCTTGGGAGTTTGGAGGGGATGAAAAGGGAGATATTATTTTTAAGTATCGTCCTAGTCAAGTTAGTTGGTTGCAAAAGAAGGGTTATTTAGATAATATAAATGATTTGGATGATTTTTAA
- the hisS gene encoding histidine--tRNA ligase — protein sequence MKIQIAKGVKDIDPEINIIKNKILNVITKKFEETGYNPLQTPTIERFDVLSSKYAGGAEILKETFKLTDQGERDLCLRYDLTVPFARYIAMNPNLKLPFKRYQIGQVFRDGPIKLGRFREFTQCDADVVGIKDVFAEAELLNLAYEAFKELNMNVKIIINNRKILDSIITEAKIPKEKITSTILTIDKIKKITIKEIEQELRTKEITEEQQTKLFETIKTRETNEETLKSLKKTLTDETAQQALTETEQLLNYLKQLNTPVIFDPSLARGLTYYTGTVFEIYLENSKIKSSISAGGRYDKMIGDFISNNQEYPAVGISFGIDVIIEAIKQDQEQTQQKCVTKAFIIPIGQQEKSIQIMKELRKNNINTELNIAKKGISKALDYASYYNIPYTILIGEDEIKNKKYTLRNMQTGNEEKLEMTQIIKKLKQ from the coding sequence ATGAAAATCCAAATAGCAAAGGGCGTAAAAGACATCGACCCAGAAATAAACATAATAAAAAACAAAATTTTAAACGTAATAACAAAAAAATTCGAAGAAACAGGATACAATCCCCTGCAAACACCGACAATAGAAAGATTCGACGTATTATCAAGCAAATACGCAGGAGGAGCGGAAATACTAAAAGAAACATTCAAACTAACAGATCAAGGAGAAAGAGACCTCTGCCTAAGATACGACTTAACAGTACCATTTGCAAGATACATCGCAATGAACCCAAACTTAAAACTACCATTTAAAAGATACCAAATAGGACAAGTGTTCAGAGACGGACCAATAAAACTTGGCAGATTCAGAGAATTCACACAGTGTGATGCAGACGTAGTAGGAATAAAAGATGTATTCGCAGAAGCAGAACTACTAAATTTAGCATATGAAGCATTTAAAGAATTAAACATGAATGTAAAAATAATAATTAACAATCGAAAAATCTTAGATTCTATAATAACAGAAGCAAAAATACCAAAAGAAAAAATCACAAGCACAATCTTAACAATAGATAAAATAAAAAAAATTACAATAAAAGAAATAGAACAAGAACTAAGAACAAAAGAAATAACTGAAGAACAACAAACAAAATTATTCGAAACAATAAAAACACGAGAAACAAACGAAGAAACACTAAAAAGCCTTAAAAAAACACTAACAGATGAAACAGCACAACAAGCACTAACAGAAACAGAACAACTACTAAATTATCTAAAACAACTAAACACACCCGTAATTTTTGATCCAAGCCTTGCAAGAGGACTGACATACTACACAGGCACAGTATTTGAAATATATTTAGAAAACTCAAAAATAAAATCAAGCATATCAGCAGGAGGCAGATATGACAAAATGATAGGAGACTTCATAAGTAACAACCAAGAATACCCCGCAGTAGGAATAAGCTTTGGAATTGACGTAATAATAGAAGCAATAAAACAAGATCAAGAACAAACACAACAAAAATGCGTGACAAAAGCATTCATAATACCCATAGGCCAACAAGAAAAAAGCATACAAATAATGAAAGAACTAAGAAAAAACAACATAAACACAGAACTTAACATAGCAAAAAAAGGAATAAGCAAAGCCCTTGATTACGCTTCTTACTATAACATACCTTACACAATACTAATAGGAGAAGATGAAATAAAAAACAAAAAATACACTCTAAGAAATATGCAAACTGGCAACGAAGAAAAACTAGAAATGACTCAAATAATTAAAAAACTAAAACAATAA
- the lspA gene encoding signal peptidase II produces MVKTSTKLWVTTLILILLDQITKHTLKNITKDYRIIAINYIQNTGISFGMLQGSSTIIIAISIVFLYILYKERKAFKNKEIYAILIIAGIIGNLIDRIFLGYVIDFIDLKWWPIFNFADSYIFLGVFGYITKTLIEKYKPKKKKNIHKKTRN; encoded by the coding sequence ATGGTGAAAACATCAACAAAATTATGGGTCACAACACTAATACTAATACTTCTAGACCAAATAACAAAGCACACACTAAAAAACATAACAAAAGACTACAGAATAATAGCAATAAACTACATACAAAACACAGGGATAAGCTTTGGAATGCTACAAGGAAGCAGCACAATAATAATAGCAATATCAATAGTGTTTTTATATATACTATACAAAGAAAGAAAGGCATTTAAAAACAAAGAAATATATGCGATACTAATCATAGCAGGAATAATAGGAAACCTAATAGATAGAATATTTCTAGGGTACGTAATAGACTTCATAGACCTAAAATGGTGGCCAATATTCAATTTCGCAGACAGCTACATATTTTTAGGAGTTTTTGGATACATAACTAAAACACTTATAGAAAAATACAAACCAAAAAAGAAAAAAAACATTCACAAAAAAACTCGAAATTAA
- a CDS encoding class I SAM-dependent methyltransferase, translating into MMEKTWHKIYEERAKNTEKEDYDACYWTKQGHRELLQITTKLLEKENKNQTILDVGCGTGEYIKKLTQKGFKVIGTDYSREMLKRAQKNNPDTKLIQANIYDLPFPNKSFDITICIGVITCISDYQKALQELKRVTKKKIILSTLLRIRKHHNIKEYIKKKLEKDSWPTIDYHPQEIIQEFPNQEWKTEIKTHNERHEPITDGFFIIAERKK; encoded by the coding sequence ATGATGGAAAAAACATGGCACAAAATATATGAAGAAAGAGCTAAAAACACAGAAAAAGAAGACTACGACGCATGTTACTGGACAAAACAAGGCCACCGAGAACTACTACAAATAACAACAAAACTATTAGAAAAAGAAAACAAAAACCAAACAATATTAGATGTAGGCTGTGGAACAGGAGAATACATAAAAAAACTAACACAAAAAGGATTCAAAGTAATAGGAACAGATTATAGCAGAGAAATGCTAAAAAGAGCACAAAAAAACAACCCCGACACAAAATTAATACAAGCAAACATATACGACTTGCCATTTCCAAACAAAAGTTTTGACATAACAATATGCATAGGCGTAATAACATGCATATCAGACTATCAAAAAGCACTGCAAGAACTAAAAAGAGTAACAAAGAAAAAAATAATATTATCAACACTACTAAGAATAAGAAAACACCACAACATAAAAGAATACATAAAAAAAAAGCTAGAAAAAGATAGTTGGCCAACTATAGATTACCACCCACAAGAAATAATACAAGAATTCCCAAATCAAGAATGGAAAACAGAAATAAAAACACACAACGAAAGACACGAACCAATAACTGATGGATTCTTCATAATAGCAGAAAGAAAGAAGTAA